AAAACCCATTTGGTTTGGAAAAAAAGGGAAAACATTTGTATTTGGTTTACCAGGAAACCCAATGAGTGTGCAAACTTGTTTTCGAATTTTGATTGATCCCTTTCTCCGAAAATCTCTTGGATTACAAAAGGAAATTTTTTTAAAGTTACCGTTTTCCGATTCCAAAAATAAAAAACACAACCTAACAGAATTTTTTCCAGTGCGTTTATTCACAAAAGACAAAACGTATATATCACCTATTCCATTTAACGGAAGTGGTGATATCAAAGCTGGTAGATTTTCCGATGGACTTGCCATATTCCCTCAGAACCAAAACCAATTACTTCCTGAGGAGATGATTGAATTCCTACCTTGGTAAATTAATTTTCAACATTTTGTACGAAACGTACACACCTTATTCGAATTTTATACGAATCTAATTTTTGACACACACTCTGCTTTTTTACCGATAAAAAAGCCAACAAATCATGCTATTTTAGGCCTTTTGGAGGTAGGTACCTTTCGGACATTTGGTACGCTTTTTGCATTTAGATTCTACAATAGGAGAATCATTCCCGTGACGATTACACCTCATGCGAAAGCAACTAAGATCGATTTATTAAGTTTTAAAACTCCCCAAATGAGGACATTCCACCTCACTTGGATTGCATTTTTTTTGTGTTTTTTTGGATGGTTTGGAATAGCACCACTTATGGTTTATGTGAGGGAAGAACTTTCGCTTACAAAAGAACAAATTGGAAATATCATCATCGCATCTGTTGCGATTACAATTTTTATGCGGCTCCTCATAGGTTGGTTGTGTGACAAAATTGGTCCAAGAATCGCTTATACTTTTTTGTTACTTTTTGGATCCATACCAGTAATGTGTATTGGTTTCGCTGATAGTTATCTTACTTTTTTATTATTACGATTAGCAATTGGAGCCATTGGTGCATCCTTTGTGATCACTCAGTACCATACGTCTGTTATGTTTGCACCAAATATCATTGGAACTGCAAATGCGACAACTGCTGGTTGGGGAAACTTAGGTGGTGGTGTGACCCAAATGGTAATGCCTCTTATCTTTGGATTTTTTGTTGCCTTTGGTTTCACTACAGGAGTGTCTTGGAGACTTGCTATGGTAGTTCCAGGAATTGCTCTATTTTTAATGGGTATCATTTATTACTTTGGAACACAAGATACTCCAGGTGGAAATTTTAAAGACATTAAAGAAACCTACCCGACCTTTCAAGGTGGTAAAAAAAATTCACTCGCAAACTTTCTTTTAGTAATCAAAGATTCAAGAGTATGGTTATTATTTTTAGCTTATGGTGCTTGTTTTGGAATTGAACTTACAATCAATAATATTGCAGCACTTTATTATGTAGATCAGTTTAAGTTAACCCCTGCAACTGCTGGTTTAATTGCTGGATTATTTGGTTTAATGAATTTATTTGCACGAACGTTAGGTGGTGTTTTCGGAGACAAATTTGGAATCAAATGGGGATTACGTGGACGAGTCATTTGGTTATCAGCAGCACTCGCTGGTGAAGGAATTTGTTTAGTTTTATTTTCTCAAATGACGTCACTCGTACTTGCCATTACATCCATGATTGTCTTTAGTTTGTTCGTGCAAATGTCGGAAGGAGCAACTTTTTCTGTAGTTCCATTTGTGAACAAAAAAGCAATTGGAGCTGTTTCTGGAATTGTTGGTGCCGGTGGAAACGTAGGTGCTGTCTCTGCTGGATTTTTATTCAGAGGGGATTTGACATACCAAAACGCCTTACTTATGATAGGCGTCTTAGTTACAATTTCTGCATTTTTTGCTCTATTAGTCCGTTTTTCATTGGAAGAAGAAAAAGAAGTCGGAGATGAAATGAACCAAATCATCCCAACGCAAGAGAAAAAATCAGGACTCGTAACAGCCTCTTAATCAGAAAAACATTTAGAATCAGCTTTGAGAGACAATTTTCCACTTGTTTCTCAAATCCTTTTCTCCTAAGATTATCCTCTTAGGAGAAAACTATGGAAGAAACACACTACAGATCTTGTAATTTATGTGAGGCCATGTGTGGGCTCCAAATCGAAGTCAAAAACGGAACCATCCATAGTTTCAAAGGGGACCCTCTTGATACTTTTAGTAGAGGGCATATTTGTCCCAAAGGCCCAGAATTAAAAAGTTTATACGAAGACCCAGATCGATTAAAATTCCCTATTAAAAAAACAGAATTTGGTTGGGAGAAGGTATCCTGGGTGGAAGCATTATCCGACATTGCTACCAAAGTTGTCGCCATCCAATCAAAATATGGGAATGATTCCATTGCGATTTATAATGGAAATCCTACAGTACATAATTATGGTTCGATGTTGTATGGACAAAGGTTTGTAAGTCGGATCAAATCAAAAAATAATTATTCGGCAACTTCAGTTGACCAACTCCCCCACCAACTACTTTCTTACTTGATGTTTGGACACCAGTTACTTGTTCCGATACCAGACATTGATAGGACACAGTATTTTTTAATTTTAGGAGGGAATCCTTTTGCATCTAACGGAAGTTTGATGAGCGTTCCCGATGTGAAAAAAAGACTAAAAGCAATCCAAGACCGAGGTGGAAAATATATTGTCATTGAT
The sequence above is a segment of the Leptospira sp. WS39.C2 genome. Coding sequences within it:
- a CDS encoding NarK family nitrate/nitrite MFS transporter, with amino-acid sequence MTITPHAKATKIDLLSFKTPQMRTFHLTWIAFFLCFFGWFGIAPLMVYVREELSLTKEQIGNIIIASVAITIFMRLLIGWLCDKIGPRIAYTFLLLFGSIPVMCIGFADSYLTFLLLRLAIGAIGASFVITQYHTSVMFAPNIIGTANATTAGWGNLGGGVTQMVMPLIFGFFVAFGFTTGVSWRLAMVVPGIALFLMGIIYYFGTQDTPGGNFKDIKETYPTFQGGKKNSLANFLLVIKDSRVWLLFLAYGACFGIELTINNIAALYYVDQFKLTPATAGLIAGLFGLMNLFARTLGGVFGDKFGIKWGLRGRVIWLSAALAGEGICLVLFSQMTSLVLAITSMIVFSLFVQMSEGATFSVVPFVNKKAIGAVSGIVGAGGNVGAVSAGFLFRGDLTYQNALLMIGVLVTISAFFALLVRFSLEEEKEVGDEMNQIIPTQEKKSGLVTAS